The DNA window CCTCGCCGGCCACCTGAGCCGCGGTCCGGTCCCGCAGCCCCTGGAGTTCCATCGTGACGTCTCCGGTGTCATCGACGTCCCCTGGGACTTCTCCGCGGGCGGCGACCTCGGATACCCCGAGGTCGAGGGCGTACGGAACGCCAAGGTGCGTACGGGCGGCGCGTACATGGCGCGGCTCCAGGCGGCGGCGGTCCACGACGGCCGCATCACCGGCACCTTCATGCGGGTGGCGGGCCTCGTCGAATCGCCGCAGGCCCTGATGAGCCCGCGCATGATGTACCGCGTGCTCAAGGGCTCACGGCGCGGCAAGCAGACCGCGGCGGCCTGACCGGTCCGCCCAACGCACCAGGCCAGCACGACGCCCGCCCACGACGCCCGCCCACGACGCCCGGCCGGATCCCCGGCCGGGCGTCGTGCTGTCCTTGTCCTGTCCTCGTCCTGTGTACGGGCGGCGGGCCGCTGTGGTCCGGGCGTGCCTGCGGGAACGCCCGAAGGGCTGCCCCGGTCCGGCCGGGGCAGCCCTTCGGCGTGCGTGCGGTCGCGGAGGTGGCGTCAGGCGGCGGCCGCCGGGACCGGGGCGGTCAGGCGGACCGGGAGGCTGCGGTGACCGTTCATGATGAACGTCGGCAGCGGCTGGAGTTCACCGGACTCCACGGCCAGCGACAGGTCCGGGAACCGCTCGAACAGCTGGGACAGCCCCGTCGTGGCGACCAGCCGGGCGATTCCGGCCCCCAGGCAGTAGTGCGGGCCCACCCCGAAGGAGAGGTGCGCCTTGTCGGGCCGGGTCAGGTCGAAGGTGCCGGGGCTGTCCGGGTGGAGCCCGGGATCGCGGCCCACGGCGCTGTAGTTGACCAGGATCGGGTCGCCCCGGGGGATGGTGACCCCGTCGAGCTCGATGTCCTCGGCCGCGTAGCGCAGCGGCAGGTGCGCCAGCGGTGACTCGACGCGCAGCGTCTCGTCGATGACGTCGTCCCAGGTGGCCCGGCCGGAGCGGATGAGCTCCAGTTGCGCGGGATCGCTGAGCAGGGCGGTGATGGCGTTGTCGAAGAAGTTGATCGTGGTCTCCGAACCGGCACCGAGGATGGCGAAGATGGTGTCGGCGAGTTCCTCCTCCGACAGCGCCGTACCGTCCTCGTCCCGCGCGGCGACCAGGTCGCTGGTGATGTCCTCGCCGGGCTCGCGCCGCTTGTCGGCGATCAGGTCGGCCATCGCCCCGCGCCAGCCGGCCAGCACGGCCTGCGCCTGCTCGGGGGTGACCGTCGTGTCGACCATCGCGTCGATGACCTTGGCGGTCTTCGCGCGGGCCTCCTCCTCCATGCCGATCAGGTCGGCGACGAGCCGGGCCGGCAGCGGGTAGGCGAACCGCTCCCGCAGGTCCACCACCTCGTCGGGCCCGGCCGTCTCCAGGGCGTCCAGGAGCTGCTTGGTCAGCTCCTCGACGCGCGGCCGGAAGGCCTCGGTGCGGCGCGGGGTGAACGCCTTGCCGACCAGCTTGCGCAGCCGTACGTGGTTCTTGCCGTAGGCGGTGACCATGTTGTCCATGGCCACCCAGCTGATCAGCTCCCAGTCCGGCGGTATCTCGCCGTTGACGAAGGCCGGCCAGTGGGACCGCGCGCTCTTGGTGACCCGCGGGTCGGTGAGCGCCTTCCTGATGACGTCATGGCTGTTGAGCGACCAGGCGACCACTCCGCCGGGCAGTTCCACCTGGGTGGCCGGGCCCTGCTCGCGCAGGGTGGCGGCCTCGCCGTGGATGTCCCGGCCGGTGGTGTCGAGGGCGAACGGGCAGCGTTGCTCCATGGGAGTATCCGGTTTCTCTTCTGGCCTGGGACGGCGGGGCGGGCGGCGGTACGGGGCGGTGCGGGAGCAGGCGGCGGTGCCGTGCGGGAAGCGGCGGGCCCGGTCGGCCGCTTCCCGCACCGCACCGGGAAGCGGCGGGCCCGGTCAGCCGCGCGGGCCGAAGTGGGCCTGCGACAGCTCGCGGTTGGCGTGGGTGGCGAGGAAGATGCCGTTGCCGGCGTGGCTGTGCAGCATCGACAGGTCGCGCCACACCCGCTCGATCCGCTCGCCGTGCCGGACCGAGCTGGACCCGGCCGTGGGGAAGAG is part of the Streptomyces sp. NBC_00654 genome and encodes:
- a CDS encoding cytochrome P450, with the translated sequence MEQRCPFALDTTGRDIHGEAATLREQGPATQVELPGGVVAWSLNSHDVIRKALTDPRVTKSARSHWPAFVNGEIPPDWELISWVAMDNMVTAYGKNHVRLRKLVGKAFTPRRTEAFRPRVEELTKQLLDALETAGPDEVVDLRERFAYPLPARLVADLIGMEEEARAKTAKVIDAMVDTTVTPEQAQAVLAGWRGAMADLIADKRREPGEDITSDLVAARDEDGTALSEEELADTIFAILGAGSETTINFFDNAITALLSDPAQLELIRSGRATWDDVIDETLRVESPLAHLPLRYAAEDIELDGVTIPRGDPILVNYSAVGRDPGLHPDSPGTFDLTRPDKAHLSFGVGPHYCLGAGIARLVATTGLSQLFERFPDLSLAVESGELQPLPTFIMNGHRSLPVRLTAPVPAAAA